The stretch of DNA GGTTCCCACATCTTTTAATTCGGCTGGACAATCCCGAACGTACAGCCGTTGTACGGCCAAGTATGACTGTACACAAAAACGATGGAATCTGGTTTTGATTCGCTCAGGATCGAAAAACTTCCGTCTCTGGTGTAGGTGTGTGCGCTTTACCCTACCTGTCTAATTCACTGACTGTAACTGTTTCACTGTCGCTCTCCAATCTTGCTGTGGTTGCCTGTATCTCGAGAGTCCCGCTCTCACGACATGCACTGATGACGGCAATACAGGTCCCGCGGTAGGCCGAACGCGTTTCACCGACCCAGGATTCACCACTGTCGAAATTGCCGTTATCAACGCCAACGAGGTCGCCTGAACCGGAGACATCGAAGTGGATCTCGTGGGTCGCTCGTGGAATTCGGACACCGTTTTCGTCAGTGACTGTTGCACGAACATACACAAGATCGCGCCCATCTGGTTTGATCGATTCTCGGTCTGCCTCGAGTTCGATTCGCGCTGGCTCACCGGCAGTCTTGAGCGTGTGCTCGTCGACGATTTCGCCGTCTTCTTTCGCGACTGCGCGGAGCGTTCCCGGTTTGTACGGTACGTACCATTCCATCGGCCGCGCACCGAAGTCAGCGGTGTGTTGGATGCCGAGGCGCTCTCCGTTCTGATAGAGTTCGACGGACTCGGCGTTCGTGAAGGTGAATACGTTGACGAACCCGCGTGAATCCTCGCGGTCGGGGAAGTTCCAGTGTGCCGATAGCGGTGGCCAACTCCATGGCGGTCGTGCTGCGGGCCGGTCGCGTTTGTGATCGATTGCGGCAGCGAAGATCATCGGTTCGGAAGCCCATGCGGCCTGATGGAAGCGCCCAGAGGGTTTGATCGCCCCGGTGGTATCGATCAACCCGGTTGGCCACCCTTTACTCGGCCACTCGCGGGCTTCACCGAGATAATCGATCCCTGGCCAAATGAACTGCCCGCAGACGTCATCGTGATCTTCGACATCGTACCACGGGTTACGTGGAACGAACGCGAGCGGATCGTCACCGGAGCCACGGAAGAAGGGGCGACATTCAGAGCCGACGATCGGAATATCGATGCCTTCCTCGCGATAGTCGTCGTACCAGTGTTCCTGATAATTACAAGAAAGGATGTCGACGTGTTCGGCGACGCGTGCAATGTTCTCGATAACTCCTTCGGTCCCATCTCCCCAACCCGGGTTTCCGTACGTTACCGGCCGGGTCGGATCCATCTCACTTGCGGCCTCGGTGAGCATCGCGAGATCCTCGATCATCTCGTCTTCACCTTGATCGTAGTTTTCGTTTCCGACACTCCAACAGACAACCGACGGGTGATTGCGATCGCGGTCGATCATCGCTTTCAGATCCGCACGCCACCACTCGTCAAACCACTCGTCAACGCCTTCGTGGCGCCACTTATCGTACACCTCATCGATAACCAGAAAGCCCATTTCATCGCAGAGATCGAGGAGTTCGGTCTGGGGAGGGTTGTGTGCCGTCCGAATTGCATTACAGCCCAGTTCTTGGAGTGTTTCAAGACGGCGCTCGAGGGCCGGTTTTGTTACGGCGGCACCGAGACAGCCTGCACCGTGGTGGAGATTGACGCCTTTGAGATCGATAGACTCGTCGTTAAGAAAAAAGCCGGCATCGGTCGTCCACTCGAATGTTCGGATGCCAAACGGCGTCACGTAGTCATCGACGGGGTCATTTGCCCGGTAGACAACACTACGTGCAACATAGCGAGCTGGATCCGTGAGCGTCCACCGGTTAGGGTCAGCGATCGAAAATCGTTGTGTAACCTCACTGGTCTCGTCTCCTGCGAGGGATGCGCCAGTACGCACCGTTTCGACAACATCACCGTTCGGGTCGATAATATCGGTCTCGAGCGTGTACTCGATGGAACTTGAGGCCGTATTTTCAACCGTCGTTACGACCTGCAAGTCGGCTCGGTGGCTGTTGAGGGCGGTCGTCTGCACGTCAGTCCCGAACGGGGTAACGGCAAGTGAGTCGGTTTCAATCAGGTAGACGTCGCGATATATACCTGAGCCGGTGTACCAACGACTGTGTGGGTACTCGTCGTTGTCGACACGGACGGCGAGCGTTTCGCCGCCGCTGACATCGACCTCGGTGAGATCGTAGTGGACAGTTGAGTAGCCGTACGGTCGGTGACCGACGTGTTCACCATCGATGTAGACGTCGAAGTTTCGGTAGACACCGTCGAAACGGAGCGTCGCCTCGCCGCTAATTTCGTCGGGGAGTTCACGACGATACCAGCCGATGCCACCCGGCGCATACCCTTGTTGTTCGCCGCCAGGATTATCCTGGTCGAAGGGTCCCTCGATACTCCAGTCGTGCGGTATCTCGAGGTGGTCCCATCCAATCTCGTCGAGGCTTGGATCTGCGCCATTCTCGAGGTCGCCGGGGTGGAATCGCCACGCTGTCTCGAGTCGCCGCACTCGCCGCTGTTCTAGTGATGGACCGATATCTGTCAGCATTGGGTTCCCTGTTTCGCATCCCCCGTAACTAAACTTCCGGTTATTATTCTTTTCTCGCCATGTTTCTCCGACTGCGATCAGGAACATGTTGCTATCGCTGACTGTGAGCAGGCGCGGACGATTCGCTGTGGCCCTCGGTGCGTCGTCAGTTAGCCTCCCGTCTGTTATCGCGGTGAGAGTCCGTTCTCGAGCAGGTAGTGAATTTCGCGGTTCGTGTTTAGCCAGTCGTCCGATTCGATATCGAAGTCCCACTCGCCTGCATTGACCCAATAGTGTTCACTCCAGGGCATAATTGAGACGCCAGGCAGCAGGTAATTGTGCGCCCAGGCGAGTTCACTTGCATAATCCTGGAGTTCTTCCTCGCTCTGGGCCAGTCGCATCGCATCGAGTTCCTCGTCGAGATTCATCGTGATCATCTCACCGTCTGAATTCCCAACTTCGGGAACCTCAACTTCTTCATCGAAGAATCCGAGATCGTCGATTGCGTGTCGATCAGGGTGGCGGAACGCGCCATCTAAATCTGAGTACGGGTGGTAGCTTCCTGCCATCCCATAGTTAAGATGAACAGTCATATCGTACTCGAACGTTTGTGCGTGTTCTGACTCCCAGGTTGGGAACTCCGTAACGTAATAATCCATATCGATCCCAAACTCCGAGAGGTTGTTCGAGATAACCTGTGAGTGGTCCTCGAACCAATCTCCGACGGGGAAATTAATTGTCCACTCATCGCCATCAGGGGTGAACCACTGGCCATCATCCTGTTCAAACCCAACTTCTTCGAGTAGCTCCGTAGCCGTGTCTGTATCGTGCGGCGTGTAGTTTGTCATCGCCTCGAGGACGTCTTCGTCGACGAAATTCTCGACGTAGCCAGCATCGATGCCTGTCCCGTACTCGTCCAGTGGGGTCCCTGGTGAGGTTACGTCGACCAGGTTCTGCATATCGACTGCATACGAGAGTGCCTGTCGCACTTCGGGGTAGTCTCGGATATACTCGTCTTGTGACCCGAACAGAATCGCAAACGACTGCCCGGAGAACGACACCGGTGGCTCCTCATAAATATCCGGTAGATCCTCGAGTTGAGGCTCTGCGTGTTCCCAGTCCACTTCTCCTGCACGGAGTCCTTCTTCCCCCTCGTAAACACCCGTCCGAAGGTAGAAGTCCCACTCCTGTGCGATCGGATGTTCCGGGTTTGGAATCTGGTCTGAATATTGTTCGTTCGCTTCGACGTAGACGAACGGCCCCGAGTACAGCGCTTCGTTCCAACTCAACTCGAGTTCGATCAGGTCTTGTTGGACCGACTCTACCCCATCGTCATCATTGGCGTCTTCGAACCGCTCGACATACTGGCCGAATTGCTCTTCGGAGACGAACAGAATCGTTTCTGCCCATTGATTCATCCAGAGGCCTTCCTCGAGGTCGGTGAACTCGTCGTTGGGTTCAATGACGAACGTGTAGTCGCCCTCTGTATAAAACCCATCTTCAGGGTCGACGTAATCCTCTAATCCAACCTGCATGTAGGCGTCGAGTTTAAGTTGTGTCACGAGGTCGTTCGCCGTGATGTCGGTGCCGTTTGACCAAGCGTACTCGTCGCTGATCGTAACTGTTGTCGTGAGGTCATCGTCGACCTCCCAGTCCGCAGCGAGTCGCTGAACGAACTCGTCGGTTTCGGTATTGTAGACTGAGAGGTACTCATTGCCGAACAACTGGTCTACGTCACCAACGATGTGATAGGGGTTCCGAACGAACTCATCGTTGTAGGGATTCGCCGAGTCCGGAACCACTTGATGGAACTCGTCTTCGTAGTCTTCGTTGTAATCTACCTCGTCGAGAATATCTTCGTACTCATCGCCGTCGATGAGATCGGACGCATCGTCATCCCCACCACCGAAACAGCCTGCAAGCATCGTTGCACCGGCTGCCCCCGATAGTCCCAATAGTGTTCGTCGCGAGAGTCTCTTCTGATGGCTAGCGCTTTTTCGCATCGACTCTACGTGCTGCATCATAGATTATAAAGGTTAGGGTACACAACACTCAACTGCCATATTCGGCAGTGTCCGCATCGCCTGAACGACTTTTTGTTCGCTCCCAATCTTGTTATGACACTTGTACACAAGATATATACCATCCGCTTGTGTGGATACGGCTACCAGCGCCGTCGAGTGTATGATCCGTTCTCGGATTCATCCCCTCGCTCTGGTCGGTGTCTGGTTGCTCGCTGTGGCGGCGCTGGGGGGCCGATACTGCCTGCCTCGCGGTTACAGCGTATCAAACTGGCTGACCGGTGTCCGATGGCACCTGTTGCTGGCATCAACACGCTATCGACTTCGGTCACCACGCATTCGTACATTCGAACTGTCCTTTTCGCATGTCTCTCGAGGTCGCTCTTGCAGCGAGTAGTAGCTGCGCACAGCATCTTCGACAGCCTCTAGTTTCGTCACAAGAAATATGTGCCATCAAACCGTT from Natronolimnobius sp. AArcel1 encodes:
- a CDS encoding ABC transporter substrate-binding protein, which produces MGLSGAAGATMLAGCFGGGDDDASDLIDGDEYEDILDEVDYNEDYEDEFHQVVPDSANPYNDEFVRNPYHIVGDVDQLFGNEYLSVYNTETDEFVQRLAADWEVDDDLTTTVTISDEYAWSNGTDITANDLVTQLKLDAYMQVGLEDYVDPEDGFYTEGDYTFVIEPNDEFTDLEEGLWMNQWAETILFVSEEQFGQYVERFEDANDDDGVESVQQDLIELELSWNEALYSGPFVYVEANEQYSDQIPNPEHPIAQEWDFYLRTGVYEGEEGLRAGEVDWEHAEPQLEDLPDIYEEPPVSFSGQSFAILFGSQDEYIRDYPEVRQALSYAVDMQNLVDVTSPGTPLDEYGTGIDAGYVENFVDEDVLEAMTNYTPHDTDTATELLEEVGFEQDDGQWFTPDGDEWTINFPVGDWFEDHSQVISNNLSEFGIDMDYYVTEFPTWESEHAQTFEYDMTVHLNYGMAGSYHPYSDLDGAFRHPDRHAIDDLGFFDEEVEVPEVGNSDGEMITMNLDEELDAMRLAQSEEELQDYASELAWAHNYLLPGVSIMPWSEHYWVNAGEWDFDIESDDWLNTNREIHYLLENGLSPR
- a CDS encoding glycoside hydrolase family 2 TIM barrel-domain containing protein → MLTDIGPSLEQRRVRRLETAWRFHPGDLENGADPSLDEIGWDHLEIPHDWSIEGPFDQDNPGGEQQGYAPGGIGWYRRELPDEISGEATLRFDGVYRNFDVYIDGEHVGHRPYGYSTVHYDLTEVDVSGGETLAVRVDNDEYPHSRWYTGSGIYRDVYLIETDSLAVTPFGTDVQTTALNSHRADLQVVTTVENTASSSIEYTLETDIIDPNGDVVETVRTGASLAGDETSEVTQRFSIADPNRWTLTDPARYVARSVVYRANDPVDDYVTPFGIRTFEWTTDAGFFLNDESIDLKGVNLHHGAGCLGAAVTKPALERRLETLQELGCNAIRTAHNPPQTELLDLCDEMGFLVIDEVYDKWRHEGVDEWFDEWWRADLKAMIDRDRNHPSVVCWSVGNENYDQGEDEMIEDLAMLTEAASEMDPTRPVTYGNPGWGDGTEGVIENIARVAEHVDILSCNYQEHWYDDYREEGIDIPIVGSECRPFFRGSGDDPLAFVPRNPWYDVEDHDDVCGQFIWPGIDYLGEAREWPSKGWPTGLIDTTGAIKPSGRFHQAAWASEPMIFAAAIDHKRDRPAARPPWSWPPLSAHWNFPDREDSRGFVNVFTFTNAESVELYQNGERLGIQHTADFGARPMEWYVPYKPGTLRAVAKEDGEIVDEHTLKTAGEPARIELEADRESIKPDGRDLVYVRATVTDENGVRIPRATHEIHFDVSGSGDLVGVDNGNFDSGESWVGETRSAYRGTCIAVISACRESGTLEIQATTARLESDSETVTVSELDR